In Odocoileus virginianus isolate 20LAN1187 ecotype Illinois chromosome X, Ovbor_1.2, whole genome shotgun sequence, the genomic window CTCCTTGGGGACTGGGAACCATTAGATGAAAtattcttccttctccctgccctTAGCTGAGTCATTCTCCATTAGGACAACACTGCTGGGCTTGCCACCTGCAGGTTCGTAGGTGACATAGCTGCCTTTGTTCTTGTACAGGTAAAAGAAGATCAAAATCACGACAGAGAGCAGGGTGAggtgttttcccagcaccacttgttaaagagattgtcttttctccattgtatatccttgcctcctttgtcaaagataaggtgtccataggtatgtggatttatctctgggctttctattttgttccattgatctatatttctctctttgtgccagtagcatgctgtcttgatgactgtagctttgtagcatagtctaaagtcaggcaggttgattgctccagtttcattcttctttctcaagattgcattggctatttgaggttttttgtatatccatacaaattgtgaaattatttgttctagttctgtgaaaaatgccgttggtagcttgatagtatgtatgtgtccctaggtttgaggtgggtctcttgtagacaacatatataggggccttgttttgtatccattcaaccagtccttgtcttttggttgggccattcaacccatttacatttaaggtaattattgatgagtatgagaaggcaatgacaacccaccccagcactcttgcctggaaaatcccatgcacagaggagcctggtaggctgcagtccatagggtcatgaagagttggacacgactgagtgacttccctttcacttttcactttcatgcactgcggatggaaatggcaacccactccagtgttctcgcctggagaatcccagggatggaagagcctggtaggctgccatctatggggtcgcacagggtcagacacgactgaagtgacttagcagcagtatgaccccattgccatttactttgttgttttaggttcgagtttataaaccttttctatgtttcctgtctagagaaaatcctttagcatttgttgaagagctggtttggtggtgctgaattctctcagcttttgcttgtctgtaaagtttttgatttcttcttcatatgtgaatgagatccttgctgggtacagtagtctgggttgtaggtttttctgtttcatcactttaagtatgtcctgccattcccttctggcctgaagagtttctattgaaagatcaggtgttatccttatgggaatccccttgtgtgttatttgttgtttttcccttgctccttttaatatttgttctttgtgtttgatctcaGAACCGAGAAAGCACTTAGGGACATGCAGAGTTAGCTGCCGAGGCcccaaatgtaatttttaattatcCATAATTCACTGATGAATTATTGTATCTAAAAATAGGGGCATGAATGCTTCTTCTGTAGACAGAGTGTAAAATCTCAATTTGTGGGAATCTGGAATGGCAATCAAATAACAGCAACCATTCAGCAATAAAATTACTCTTTATAAAAAGTAGATATACAATTATTTACTTGAAATGGTTTGGGATTTAACTCAAATGTTTTTACAAACACATATCAGTCACATAATATGCCAGGACAGCTTCACCTGAGTTTAATGACACCCCTCCCTTTTTCTGTCACCTGAACCAGTGGTATTTTGAGTTACCTAAAAAGGTGTCATCAGATTCTAATAAGAATGCTCAAAGGGATTTTAACTATattcagattttcctttcttaaagcaACAGCTTTAGTGAGATGTAACTCAtatatgtgtttctctttttaataacTCTGTGCTATATGGCCCATTGAGTAGAGGCAGAGAATATCACAAAACCAAAATTAGAGGCATAGGGgatactgctttaaaaaaaaaggcaaaacaatgtTGTgactgttttgtttatggttgttattttaatttttgtctttttctctttctctgtgtctctaagtctctctctctctctctctctctctctctctctcacacacacacacacacacacacacagagttttgaCAGTTTTATTATCTTCCCTTATTCTCctattcaaattattttgataTGCCCTGGGGCCTGGTATCAGAGGGTAGCCTTTGTAAAATCTAACAAATGAGTGAAAGTGCTAAAGAGAAGTGACTCCATGAGTgtgactttctgattttttttttcttttttaggactTTATCTTCCTTTTAATAAAACTCCCCACAAATCCCTGGATAAATGCCATAGGCTATAGATATTTAGCAAAAGTTCCCTGGGGAAAATGTATGAAATTTCTAATGCATTAATAATGTTACATTTTGCAAAGTCTGTAAAACTTTCCAGGCTGAGAAAATCCAAGATAAATTGACAAATGAGATTTTATATATCGGTCTTCCAGATTCACCCACAAATAATGGTATGGTAGAAGATACCAAATAATTCATAATGACACAATCCTTTGCAATCAAATTAATGATTCAAATGTAAATGAACTCttaagaagaaggggaaaaatataACCCATTACTCAGAGATGTATACCTTTGCTAAGATTCTACTTTATTTTGCTGGAAGTCCTCTCGTTCTTTTGTATTCTTGGCACAATTCTCCATTGGTTGTCTGACTCATCTCTAATCcttaaaatattctgattttcGGCTAGAACTGTGGTTTACATTTGTGCACTGTTTGTGTATGAATGGTCCCTGCATGTATGTCAGAGTAAGGGGAATGCTCATGCCTTTCATAGTCCATGGACCTCAGATCTAAGCTACTTACCCCCATAAATCTACAGCATTAGCCTTAAGGGAGTGTTCTGCTCTGGTTTCATGCTTAGTGAAGTGTTTGATTCATCATTTTGCATCTCTCTATCTGTACCACTCTCCTCCATCCCCTTCTTTGTCTTGGATAgctcattttatgttttaagttCTGGGTCATGggtacattttttccccctaacagGAGCTGGCCTTAaagattcaattttaaaaatactttcaaaattgaAGTAAGCaattttctccctctctcatcTCTGTCTTCATTTCTAGAGTTAATCAAATTAGACAATATCAAATATTTGCTGCACCCTTTCCCTCAATGCATATATACAGCCAGATCAATGGGAAAATAGTTCCTCCAGAAATGCCTGGGGCAAAATAGAAGGGCATTTGCAGAAGGGAGGCTTGGAGAGATCATTTAATCCAGGCCCCTGCCTTCAGGCTGCTGCCAAATTATTTAGGTCTCAGAATTATTGCAGCTCCCCTTGAAGATCTATCTAGTTTCCATCCAGGTGTTTCATTCTAGTCTGTTTCACTAAAATATCCAAAAACCATCTTCCTTATATCCCattgaaacagtttttaaaactgtaattttatCCCACTTCCTTATTTATCCTTCTATATAGGTAGAAATCAAAGGTTTAAAAATCCcctctaaaaaaatatttcttatacacACAGACACTATTTTGGTCACCCTTCAAGTCACAACTTCTTAGGCTATGTGGGTTTTCGGATGTCC contains:
- the LOC110141161 gene encoding small cell adhesion glycoprotein-like; this encodes MQQQQQQQQKLPKHPNMLRVVLGKHLTLLSVVILIFFYLYKNKGSYVTYEPAGGKPSSVVLMENDSAKGREKEEYFI